TTTAATTTGAAATGAAATTCCTAATAAACTCCCGAATTTTCTTGCTTTCTGCCTGAATGTTTCATTATCAGTCGCACTCAACGCACCAATATAGCAACAGGTTTCGATGAGAGAAGCCGTTTTATCAGAAATTACCTTAAAGTAAGTTTCTTCGTCAATATCGAGTTTACGCGATTTTTCAAGTTGGAGCAACTCCCCTTCCGCCATCCGTTTTACAGTATCAGTGATGGTCTCGAGAAAATCATAGTCTTTGGATGAAACCGATAGCATCAAACCTTTTGAAAGAAGATAATCTCCCAGCAGTACGGAGGCTTTGTTTTTCCAAATGGCATTAATGGAGGGAAATCCCCTTCTCTTGTCAGCCTGATCGACCACATCATCGTGTACCAAAGTTGCGGTATGCAACAATTCCACCATCGTGGCACCACGATAAGTTCTTTCATTGATACCACCACACAGGCTCGCTGTCAAAAGCACCAGGGTTGGCCTTATTTTCTTCCCTTTTTGCTTTAAGATAAAGGAAGTGGCGAGATCGAGAAGTTTGACATTTGATTTCATCGACTCTTTGAAGTGTCTGTTAAATTCTGTCAAACCATCCTTGACCGGAGCCAAAACCTGATCCATTACCGGGAAGTTAAATTTTTCTTTGTTGCCCATTTTGATATGAGAATACTCGTTTCGTAAAGTAAAAAAAGCGGAACAGCCAGAATCAACATTGAAAACGGATCAGTTCCCGGAGATAAAAATGCTGCCAGAACCATCAGGATTATTATGGCATGCCTGCGATACTTGATCATGAACTCCGGCGAAAGTATTCCTATTCTTGTCAAGAGATAGGAAACAACCGGCAATTCGAATATTAGTGAGCTTCCGATCAGGATGCTAAAAATCAGCGACATATACTCATCCAGCGCGAAAATATTCAACACCTCTGCACTCCCAAAACCGGCAGCGAAACTTAAAGTCATCGGAATCATGACAAAGTATCCAAAAGCCGTACCACCCAAAAAACAGAATGACGAGTAGAATGCTGCCCAAAGCAAAGCATTTTTCTCATGTTTGTGCAAAGCGGGTGCGATAAACTGCCACAGATGATAAAAACTGTAAGGAACTGTTATTATAAGTGCAACAATAAAACTTACTTCAAAGTTTAACATCAACTGACCGAAAGGCCTGATATTCTGCAGTTTAATTGTTGAATTCCATGCCGGTGTCAACAAAACAGTATTTATTACATCCTGTGCAAATCCAATTGAAATCAACCAAATCGGTATTACACCCGCGAATATTTTGAGGAGTCTGCTCCTGAGCTCTTCAAGATGATCCCAAAATGACATCTCCACTTCAGGTTCATTATTCTCTTCTCCCGATAACTGATCCGGAATTTCTTCAGCGATCATTTATTTCCCGAAAAACAGAGGAAAACCCGAGCAGAGCTCTTTTACATCATTTTTAATGCCTGCAAGAATCTCATCATTTTCTGAATTAAGGACTGCTTTGTCAATCAACTCTGCGATTCTTACCATTTCATTTTCCTTCATTCCACGGGTTGTGGAGGCAGGTGTTCCGACTCTTATCCCACTTGTAACAAAAGGACTTCTTTGGTCAAAAGGTACCATGTTTTTGTTTACAGTAATGCCGGCCTTTCCGAGTGCAATTTCAGCAGCTTTTCCACTGATATTCTTATTTGTCAGGTCAACAAGCATCAAATGATTGTCGGTCCCGCCCGAAATTATGTGATAATCTTTTTTTACCAGTTCGGCAGCAAGTTTTCTTGCATTGGCTCTAACTTGATGTACATAGTCAGTGAATGAGTCCTGTAAGGCCTCACCAAAAGCCACTCCTTTAGCCATAATAATGTGCATAAGCGGACCGCCCTGAATACCCGGCATTATGGTGCTGTCAATCAATTCCGACATCATTTTTAACCTGCCGGTTTTCGGCACCGATATTCCGAATGGATTCTCAAAATCTTTTCCCATTAATATTACTCCGCCTCTCGGTCCGCGAAGTGTTTTGTGGGTTGTGGAAGTAACGAAATGACAATGTTCGAGTGGATTGTTTAACAGCCCTTTTGAGATCAGTCCTGCAGGATGTGCCATATCGCAAAGGAGGAAAGCACCGACCTGGTCAGCTATTTCTCTGAATTTTTTGTAATCCCAGTCTCTCGAATACGCACTGCCACCTGCTACAATCAGTTTTGGTTTTTCCTGCTTTGCAAGCGCTTCAATATTATCATAATTCAACAGGCCGGTCTCTTTGTCAAGTTCGTATGCAACGGCCTGATAAATTTTGCCTGAAAAGTTGACGGGGGAACCGTGTGTAAGGTGACCACCATGAGCAAGGCTCAAACCGAGAATTTTGTCACCCGGTTTCAGGATAGTCATATAAACACCCATGTTGGCCTGTGACCCGCTGTGTGGCTGGACATTAACATATTCAGCACCAAAGAGTTTTTTTAGTCTTTCGCGTGCGATATCCTCAGCCATATCAACATACTCACATCCACCATAATATCGCTTTCCTGGGTATCCTTCGGCATATTTATTGGTCAGAACAGATCCTGCCGCGGCAAGAACTGCGGGACTTACGATGTTTTCGGAAGCAATGAGTTCAAGTTTTTCTGTTTGTCTCCCCGTTTCGAGTTGTAAAACCTCGTACATTTCGGGATCATTTTTTAAAGAATCGTACATTATATAATCTCCGTTTATTGTATCTTTAACTTTTCTTCAATCCAAATATAACAACTTCCCATAATCTTTATATCATCACCTGACTTGAAGCCGGTAGCCGCATAGTCTGAAGTTTCGGGAAGATATTTCTCTATATCTTCAATTCTGTTTTTCAATTCTGTAAGTGTGGAATCATACCCAAGAGCATTCAGATATTTTTCATAAGCAAGTTGATAAACACATTTATCATAAAACTCAAGTT
This genomic window from Ignavibacteria bacterium contains:
- the tatC gene encoding twin-arginine translocase subunit TatC, encoding MAEEIPDQLSGEENNEPEVEMSFWDHLEELRSRLLKIFAGVIPIWLISIGFAQDVINTVLLTPAWNSTIKLQNIRPFGQLMLNFEVSFIVALIITVPYSFYHLWQFIAPALHKHEKNALLWAAFYSSFCFLGGTAFGYFVMIPMTLSFAAGFGSAEVLNIFALDEYMSLIFSILIGSSLIFELPVVSYLLTRIGILSPEFMIKYRRHAIIILMVLAAFLSPGTDPFSMLILAVPLFLLYETSILISKWATKKNLTSR
- a CDS encoding serine hydroxymethyltransferase, whose translation is MYDSLKNDPEMYEVLQLETGRQTEKLELIASENIVSPAVLAAAGSVLTNKYAEGYPGKRYYGGCEYVDMAEDIARERLKKLFGAEYVNVQPHSGSQANMGVYMTILKPGDKILGLSLAHGGHLTHGSPVNFSGKIYQAVAYELDKETGLLNYDNIEALAKQEKPKLIVAGGSAYSRDWDYKKFREIADQVGAFLLCDMAHPAGLISKGLLNNPLEHCHFVTSTTHKTLRGPRGGVILMGKDFENPFGISVPKTGRLKMMSELIDSTIMPGIQGGPLMHIIMAKGVAFGEALQDSFTDYVHQVRANARKLAAELVKKDYHIISGGTDNHLMLVDLTNKNISGKAAEIALGKAGITVNKNMVPFDQRSPFVTSGIRVGTPASTTRGMKENEMVRIAELIDKAVLNSENDEILAGIKNDVKELCSGFPLFFGK
- a CDS encoding polyprenyl synthetase family protein, with the protein product MDQVLAPVKDGLTEFNRHFKESMKSNVKLLDLATSFILKQKGKKIRPTLVLLTASLCGGINERTYRGATMVELLHTATLVHDDVVDQADKRRGFPSINAIWKNKASVLLGDYLLSKGLMLSVSSKDYDFLETITDTVKRMAEGELLQLEKSRKLDIDEETYFKVISDKTASLIETCCYIGALSATDNETFRQKARKFGSLLGISFQIKDDILDYEGTTKLFGKPIGGDIKEKKITLPLIYAMDKAGKSAGRKIIKEIKSLNEKDSVASIIDFVIKNDGLKLAQEKAVQIADEAKACLEVFPQSEYKNSLLSLVDFVVNRKS